One stretch of Myxocyprinus asiaticus isolate MX2 ecotype Aquarium Trade chromosome 23, UBuf_Myxa_2, whole genome shotgun sequence DNA includes these proteins:
- the LOC127413585 gene encoding V-set and transmembrane domain-containing protein 4-like has product MKLSTVAIVLLTRAFIGELSDALNVTVTPGPVSMCLEGDNITLSCLVSQKKRSSSVLVLRWLYLPSHEDEHLVVRMGMKKAKYYGNYSKHFSQTKFLLWEEMDGQIYRLLILNVSTEDGGNYTCKVQEIRKHRNKWRSASNGTGSMELRVHHIPSAGKTDDIWRMFEDLHLCAVLICSIGLVCMLIFAMTITCQHLQHKRRLQASYYLVKCPENSSGETVTSVASSSPGMHRKEKRHKSQLRDITEPQPPPQIPAKAPVPRKPRRTKLLKAQTTKTQMPRVAEDSLTYAELELFKPKPELKRESNGCAELESQTHCTGTVYAQILFVEKQV; this is encoded by the exons ATGAAACTCTCCACAGTCGCGATAGTTCTCCTGACTAGGGCTTTTATTGGAG AGCTGAGTGATGCTTTAAACGTGACCGTCACCCCTGGGCCAGTTAGCATGTGTTTGGAAGGAGACAACATCACTTTGTCCTGCTTGGTGTCTCAGAAGAAAAGGAGCAGCAGTGTCCTGGTGCTCCGCTGGCTCTATCTACCCAGCCATGAAGATGAGCACCTCGTTGTCAGGATGGGCATGAAGAAAGCCAAGTATTATGGCAACTACAGCAAGCACTTTTCCCAGACCAAGTTCCTTCTCTGGGAagagatggatggacagatcTATCGTCTGCTGATCCTGAATGTGTCTACAGAGGATGGGGGCAACTACACCTGTAAAGTGCAGGAAATACGAAAGCACAGAAATAAGTGGAGGTCCGCGTCGAATGGAACAGGGAGCATGGAATTACGAG TACATCATATACCAAGCGCAGGAAAAACTGATGACATATGGCGCATGTTTGAAG ATTTGCACCTGTGTGCTGTGCTCATCTGCTCCATCGGGCTGGTCTGTATGCTCATCTTTGCCATGACTATCACATGTCAGCACCTTCAGCACAAACGAAGACTACAAG CCAGTTATTACCTGGTGAAGTGCCCAGAAAACAG CTCAGGAGAAACCGTAACCAGTGTGGCCAGCTCCTCTCCTGGAATGCACAGAAAGGAGAAAAGACACAAATCACAGCTCAGAGACATTACTgaaccacagccaccaccacagATACCAGCTAAAG CACCTGTACCAAGGAAACCACGCAGAACCAAACTTTTAAAGGCACAAACTACAAAGACACAAATG CCAAGGGTGGCAGAGGACAGTCTGACATACGCAGAGCTGGAGCTGTTTAAACCAAAGCCTGAGCTGAAAAGAGAGTCAAATGGATGTGCAGAGCTTGAGTCCCAAACACACTGCACAGGAACTGTATATGCCCAAATACTCTTTGTGGAGAAGCAAGTGTAA